A genomic region of Streptosporangium lutulentum contains the following coding sequences:
- a CDS encoding glutathione peroxidase, which translates to MGIRDTSLRTLTGVSTTLAELAGDKSVLIVNVASKCGLTPQYAGLVGLQQAYGERGFTVVGVPCNQFAGQEPGTSEEIQEFCSTTYGVDFPLLAKADVNGEDRHPLYTELTATPDVEGEAGDVKWNFEKFLVSREGEVLARFRPMTAPDDPAVIEAIEKSL; encoded by the coding sequence ATGGGAATTCGTGATACCTCTCTCCGCACTCTCACCGGCGTGTCCACCACCTTGGCGGAGCTGGCCGGTGACAAGTCCGTTCTGATCGTCAATGTGGCCTCCAAATGTGGCCTTACCCCGCAGTACGCAGGACTGGTCGGCCTCCAGCAGGCTTATGGCGAGCGGGGGTTCACCGTCGTCGGCGTCCCCTGCAACCAGTTCGCCGGTCAGGAACCGGGCACTTCCGAGGAGATCCAGGAATTCTGCTCCACCACCTACGGAGTGGACTTCCCGCTGCTCGCCAAGGCCGATGTCAACGGTGAGGACCGGCACCCGCTCTACACCGAGCTCACCGCCACTCCCGATGTGGAGGGCGAGGCCGGAGACGTCAAATGGAACTTCGAGAAGTTCCTGGTCTCGCGTGAGGGAGAGGTGCTGGCCCGGTTCCGGCCGATGACCGCGCCCGATGACCCCGCGGTCATCGAGGCGATCGAGAAGTCTCTCTGA
- a CDS encoding LacI family DNA-binding transcriptional regulator codes for MSMRRTTIKDVAGAAGVGVATVSRVLSGGSASPETRERVLTVAAQLDYRPSALGRNLRQQRSGGIGLLLPDITDTFYGRLADGVLACARSAGEPVILGTTGDDPEREAELIGMLLEQGVDRVVAVPSGDGEIWAPTLRAGLTMVFAHRLSAGHDDVPAVLADDRAGVRTAVDYLTGLGHRRIAYLGGPGQEQRLSFFRQALGALVDEELIVVARGSRDSAYAAAAGLFQHRPDLTAVLAGGNLLGEAAVLAARELDLRVPRDLSLIMFDDVPWAELCSPPLTVIAQPAQDLGYRAAELVLREGGRRPRGVLLPTELIVRGSCAPRRAPARSS; via the coding sequence ATGAGCATGCGTCGTACGACCATCAAAGACGTCGCGGGAGCAGCCGGGGTCGGGGTCGCCACGGTGTCACGAGTCCTGTCCGGTGGCTCGGCGAGTCCCGAGACCAGGGAGCGGGTGCTGACCGTGGCGGCCCAGCTCGACTACCGGCCCAGCGCCCTCGGCCGCAACCTGCGCCAGCAGAGATCGGGCGGGATCGGGCTGCTGCTGCCCGACATCACCGACACCTTCTACGGCCGCCTGGCCGACGGCGTGCTGGCCTGCGCCCGCTCGGCGGGCGAGCCGGTGATCCTGGGCACGACCGGCGACGACCCGGAGCGTGAGGCCGAGCTGATCGGCATGCTGCTGGAACAGGGCGTGGACCGGGTGGTCGCGGTCCCCTCCGGCGACGGGGAGATCTGGGCTCCGACCCTGCGGGCCGGGCTCACCATGGTCTTCGCGCACCGGCTCTCGGCGGGACACGACGACGTGCCCGCGGTACTGGCCGACGACCGCGCCGGCGTACGGACCGCGGTGGACTACCTGACGGGCCTGGGCCACCGCCGCATCGCCTACCTGGGCGGCCCCGGACAGGAACAGCGCCTGTCGTTCTTCCGCCAGGCGCTGGGCGCCCTCGTGGACGAGGAGCTCATCGTCGTCGCGCGGGGCAGCCGCGACTCCGCCTACGCCGCCGCCGCCGGCCTCTTCCAGCACCGGCCCGACCTGACCGCCGTGCTCGCCGGGGGCAACCTGCTGGGCGAGGCGGCCGTGCTGGCCGCCAGGGAGCTGGACCTGCGGGTCCCCAGAGACCTGTCGCTGATCATGTTCGACGACGTGCCCTGGGCCGAGTTGTGCTCCCCGCCGCTGACCGTGATCGCCCAGCCCGCCCAGGACCTGGGCTACCGCGCGGCCGAACTGGTGCTGCGCGAGGGCGGCCGGCGCCCGCGCGGCGTGCTGCTGCCCACCGAGCTGATCGTCAGGGGCAGTTGCGCGCCCAGGAGGGCGCCGGCCAGAAGCAGCTGA
- a CDS encoding ABC transporter ATP-binding protein: MASIVLSKVDKIYAGGVKAVNALDLEIKDGEFMVLVGPSGCGKSTALRMIAGLEDISGGEIFIGDKMVNHLPPKDRDIAMVFQNYALYPHMTVEENLAFGLKLRKMPKAEIATRVNEAAKMLGLEQYLKRKPAALSGGQRQRVAMGRAIVREPQAFLMDEPLSNLDAKLRVSMRASLNTLHERLGVTTVYVTHDQVEAMTLGNRVCVLRDGLLQQVDTPQNLFDKPVNLFVAGFMGSPSMNFVTAELVRGDGGAVVAFADLRLPVPESTFAEKPGLDQYFGKKIILGIRPSDFDDSSAANGSSGGWTHLQVRAEVTEELGSEINVLFLIDAPPVVHQDTVAAADAGDDEEVALPLVGDKSLWTARVNSRSHVRPGQVIELVVDTHNLHFFDPVSGLAIGHEANA; the protein is encoded by the coding sequence ATGGCATCCATCGTTCTCAGCAAAGTCGACAAGATCTACGCAGGCGGCGTGAAAGCCGTGAACGCTCTCGACCTTGAGATCAAGGACGGGGAGTTCATGGTGCTGGTGGGGCCGTCGGGTTGCGGAAAGTCCACCGCCCTGCGCATGATCGCCGGCCTTGAGGACATCAGCGGCGGCGAGATCTTCATCGGCGACAAGATGGTCAACCATCTGCCCCCGAAGGACCGTGACATCGCCATGGTCTTCCAGAACTACGCGCTCTACCCGCACATGACCGTCGAGGAGAACCTCGCCTTCGGTCTGAAGCTCCGCAAGATGCCCAAGGCGGAGATCGCCACGCGCGTCAACGAGGCCGCCAAGATGCTCGGCCTCGAGCAGTACCTCAAGCGCAAGCCCGCGGCCCTCTCCGGTGGTCAGCGTCAGCGTGTCGCGATGGGCCGCGCCATCGTGCGTGAGCCCCAGGCCTTCCTCATGGACGAGCCGCTGTCGAACCTGGACGCCAAGCTCCGCGTCTCCATGCGCGCCTCCCTCAACACCCTGCACGAGCGCCTGGGCGTGACGACCGTCTACGTCACCCACGACCAGGTCGAGGCCATGACCCTCGGCAACCGCGTCTGCGTCCTGCGCGACGGTCTCCTCCAGCAGGTCGACACCCCGCAGAACCTGTTCGACAAGCCGGTCAACCTGTTCGTCGCCGGCTTCATGGGCTCCCCCTCGATGAACTTCGTCACCGCCGAGCTGGTGCGCGGTGACGGCGGCGCCGTCGTGGCCTTCGCCGACCTTCGCCTGCCGGTGCCGGAGTCGACCTTCGCCGAGAAGCCCGGCCTCGACCAGTACTTCGGCAAAAAGATCATCCTGGGTATCCGCCCGTCCGACTTCGACGACTCGAGCGCGGCCAACGGTTCCTCCGGCGGATGGACGCACCTGCAGGTCCGCGCCGAGGTCACCGAGGAGCTGGGCTCCGAGATCAACGTGCTGTTCCTGATCGACGCCCCGCCGGTCGTGCACCAGGACACGGTCGCCGCGGCCGACGCCGGTGACGACGAGGAAGTGGCCCTCCCGCTCGTCGGCGACAAGTCGCTGTGGACCGCCCGCGTCAACTCCCGCAGCCACGTCCGCCCCGGCCAGGTCATCGAGCTGGTCGTGGACACCCACAACCTGCACTTCTTCGACCCGGTCTCGGGCCTGGCGATCGGCCACGAGGCCAACGCCTGA
- a CDS encoding class I SAM-dependent methyltransferase — translation MGDSLLEIRRGDRFAFGRNWKAFAHLVDETRVATAVDSLCAALGIEDLTGRTFLDVGCGSGLFSLAAHRLGARVHSFDFDPEAVETALRLRQAFAPGADWVIEQGSILDGDYVARLGTFDLVYSWGVLHHTGAMWKAFEASIGLVAPGGLLFVALYNDQGWESRLWTVVKRRYNRSGPVLRGALLAASSAYIYRGRPLIRLGQALTGRRRPTGPRARGMSRWHDMIDWVGGYPFEVSRPEQVIACAHDLDLVYLKTCGGGLGCNEFVFRKAVGSGDAQALAEPAGDLAGLGGSREQPA, via the coding sequence ATGGGAGACAGCCTTCTGGAGATCCGGAGGGGCGACAGGTTCGCCTTCGGCCGCAACTGGAAGGCCTTCGCGCACCTCGTCGATGAGACCCGCGTCGCGACCGCGGTCGATTCCCTCTGCGCGGCTCTGGGAATCGAGGACCTTACCGGCCGCACTTTCCTTGACGTGGGCTGCGGCAGCGGCCTGTTCTCTCTCGCGGCGCACCGGCTCGGGGCCCGCGTGCACTCTTTCGACTTCGATCCCGAGGCGGTGGAGACGGCCCTGCGGCTGCGGCAGGCCTTCGCCCCCGGCGCCGACTGGGTGATCGAGCAGGGGTCGATTCTGGACGGCGACTACGTCGCGCGGCTCGGGACCTTCGATCTGGTCTACTCCTGGGGCGTCCTGCACCACACCGGAGCCATGTGGAAGGCGTTCGAGGCGTCCATCGGGCTCGTCGCTCCCGGCGGGTTGCTGTTCGTCGCGCTCTACAACGACCAGGGCTGGGAAAGCCGGCTTTGGACGGTGGTGAAGCGGCGTTACAACCGCTCCGGGCCGGTGCTCCGCGGAGCCCTGCTCGCCGCGAGCTCGGCCTACATCTACCGGGGCCGGCCCCTGATCAGGCTCGGGCAGGCGCTCACGGGGCGTCGGCGGCCCACCGGTCCGCGGGCGCGGGGCATGTCGCGCTGGCACGACATGATCGACTGGGTGGGCGGCTACCCGTTCGAGGTGTCCAGGCCGGAGCAGGTCATCGCCTGCGCGCACGACCTCGACCTCGTTTATCTCAAGACCTGCGGAGGCGGGCTCGGCTGCAACGAGTTCGTCTTCCGAAAGGCGGTCGGGTCAGGCGACGCGCAGGCGCTCGCGGAGCCAGCGGGTGATCTCGCGGGCCTCGGCGGCTCCCGGGAACAACCGGCATAG
- a CDS encoding lipopolysaccharide biosynthesis protein translates to MSAPATTGDPRNGAAARLAHLLLTRLALVVAGGLTSVIVARALGPGDRGSYWVIITIATAAVALGNLSVEQSQTALWTQEEHRPAITANSLWLGLAVGATAAVGAFAVVLLFGAGMVPASERSSLIWGLAAVPLMVAVVYVNNVHVLHSRTGAVNRGALAGAVIQCSTLTALGFLDRLTVAWVVIIWTVSAAVNLAVLLPSLPVCRPRGRRLVRRTLSRGLRQHPGSVCHFLLLRLDILILNAMSTTAAVGVYSMAVTPAELLRAMTSAVVQVALPRQMQSNEETAAAYTARTIRIIVVLASVSVGLFCVAGPFLVVAAVGPAFAGCVAPMLILAPGVAAAATARPAAMYLLRLNLPRLTSMMYGTAFLLNVALNLLLIPRMGVVGCALASTVAYTVLAAVQIAWFVRSAGIRLCRLFPGAAEAREITRWLRERLRVA, encoded by the coding sequence GTGAGTGCCCCGGCCACCACCGGAGACCCCCGGAACGGAGCCGCCGCCCGTCTCGCCCATCTACTCCTCACCCGCCTGGCTCTCGTCGTGGCCGGAGGCCTTACGAGCGTCATCGTGGCCCGCGCGCTGGGACCGGGCGACCGCGGCTCCTACTGGGTGATCATCACCATCGCGACCGCCGCGGTGGCACTGGGAAACCTGTCGGTGGAACAGTCGCAGACCGCCCTGTGGACTCAGGAGGAGCACCGGCCGGCGATCACGGCGAACTCCCTGTGGCTGGGGCTCGCCGTGGGCGCGACGGCCGCCGTGGGCGCCTTCGCCGTCGTTCTCCTCTTCGGGGCCGGCATGGTGCCCGCCTCGGAGCGGTCCTCGCTGATCTGGGGGCTCGCCGCGGTGCCTCTCATGGTGGCGGTGGTCTATGTCAACAACGTGCATGTCCTGCACTCCCGCACCGGAGCCGTCAATCGGGGCGCGTTGGCCGGAGCCGTGATCCAGTGCTCCACCCTGACGGCCCTCGGGTTCCTTGATCGCCTCACCGTCGCGTGGGTAGTGATCATCTGGACCGTCTCCGCCGCCGTGAACCTCGCGGTGCTGCTGCCCTCGCTGCCCGTGTGCCGCCCGCGCGGGCGGCGGCTGGTCCGTCGCACACTGTCACGCGGGCTGCGCCAGCACCCCGGCTCCGTCTGCCATTTCCTGCTGCTCCGACTCGACATCCTGATCCTCAACGCCATGAGCACGACTGCGGCGGTGGGGGTGTACTCCATGGCGGTGACGCCGGCCGAGCTTCTACGGGCCATGACCAGCGCGGTGGTCCAGGTCGCGCTTCCCCGGCAGATGCAGTCGAACGAGGAGACGGCCGCGGCGTACACGGCGCGGACGATCCGGATCATCGTCGTCCTCGCCTCTGTTTCGGTCGGCCTGTTCTGCGTCGCGGGCCCGTTCCTGGTGGTCGCCGCCGTCGGACCCGCCTTCGCCGGATGCGTCGCCCCGATGCTGATCCTCGCACCAGGCGTGGCCGCCGCCGCGACGGCACGTCCCGCCGCGATGTACCTTCTCCGCCTCAACCTGCCGCGGCTCACCTCGATGATGTACGGCACGGCATTTCTGCTGAACGTCGCCCTCAACCTTCTCCTGATCCCCAGGATGGGTGTCGTGGGTTGCGCCTTGGCCTCCACGGTCGCCTACACGGTGCTCGCCGCGGTCCAGATCGCCTGGTTCGTACGGTCAGCCGGGATACGCCTATGCCGGTTGTTCCCGGGAGCCGCCGAGGCCCGCGAGATCACCCGCTGGCTCCGCGAGCGCCTGCGCGTCGCCTGA
- the asnB gene encoding asparagine synthase (glutamine-hydrolyzing): MCAIAGAVSTGCVDPDTVRDMCETMVHRGPDGSGLHTEPSTVLGMRRLAVVDVAGGDQPVYSEDGTVVAVFNGEIYNFAELRAGLLARGHRLTSGGDSECLVHLYEEYGDSLVHHLRGMFAFALWDGRRRRLLLARDRVGKKPLYWGIRSGSLRFASELKALVRDPEWRTEVDPIALHHYLTFQYVPAPWSIIEGIHKLPPGSTLVWEGGDVRVNRYWRLDATPRPTGPVEEEAERLRELLLEATRLRMIGERPIGAFLSGGLDSSAVVAAMARQSSKPVRTFCIGFEDAGFDERKHAGEVAGLYGTDHSELVVTASPLDVLPSLAWHFDEPFADSSAIPSLLVARMSSREVTVALNGDGGDESFGGYRRYALFQRAAHLRVPSMAAPLLERAGQSLRSRSRQGSPARRAGWGMELAGLSPADRYTRLMSYFTERQKAEIYSPWQRSRVAGVSSGAVIEQAFGESAAGCDLTRVMDVDVNTYLPGDLLVKADLSTMACSMEARSPFLDHVIMEWAAGLPGDLKIRDGTTKYLLKRALGDWLPSHLVERPKMGFGVPLASWLRTGLRPLAHDLLTDVTARDRGLFDPRAVARLLSEHAGGRDHSNRIWTLMQFELWHRTHLPVRPPTGLRSEPRPA, from the coding sequence ATGTGCGCGATAGCCGGGGCGGTCTCCACCGGCTGCGTGGACCCGGATACGGTCCGCGACATGTGCGAGACGATGGTGCACCGCGGCCCCGACGGGAGTGGCCTGCACACCGAACCGTCAACGGTGCTCGGGATGCGCCGCCTGGCCGTCGTCGACGTGGCCGGCGGCGACCAGCCCGTCTACAGCGAGGACGGCACGGTGGTCGCGGTGTTCAACGGCGAGATCTACAACTTCGCCGAGCTCCGCGCCGGGCTCCTTGCCCGGGGGCATCGCCTGACCTCCGGCGGCGACTCCGAGTGCCTGGTCCACCTGTACGAGGAGTACGGGGACTCCCTCGTGCACCACCTGCGGGGCATGTTCGCCTTCGCCCTCTGGGACGGCCGCAGGCGAAGGCTGCTGTTGGCCCGCGATCGCGTGGGGAAGAAGCCCCTCTACTGGGGGATCAGGTCCGGTTCTCTGCGTTTCGCGTCTGAGTTGAAGGCACTGGTCCGCGACCCGGAGTGGCGGACCGAGGTCGACCCGATCGCCCTCCACCACTACCTGACGTTCCAGTACGTCCCGGCGCCCTGGTCGATCATCGAGGGCATCCACAAGCTTCCGCCGGGTTCCACACTGGTGTGGGAGGGCGGTGACGTGCGCGTGAACCGTTACTGGCGGCTGGACGCCACCCCCCGGCCCACCGGTCCCGTGGAGGAGGAGGCCGAACGGCTACGCGAGCTGCTGCTGGAGGCGACACGGCTGCGGATGATCGGCGAACGCCCGATCGGCGCCTTCCTGTCCGGAGGGCTCGACTCCTCGGCGGTCGTCGCGGCGATGGCGCGCCAGTCCTCGAAACCGGTCCGCACCTTCTGCATCGGCTTCGAGGACGCCGGCTTCGACGAGCGGAAGCACGCCGGCGAGGTGGCCGGGCTCTACGGCACCGATCACTCGGAGCTGGTCGTCACCGCGTCACCGCTGGACGTGCTGCCCAGCCTGGCCTGGCACTTCGACGAGCCGTTCGCCGATTCTTCCGCGATCCCCAGCCTCCTGGTGGCCCGGATGAGCAGCCGGGAGGTGACGGTGGCGCTCAACGGGGACGGCGGCGACGAGTCCTTTGGCGGCTACCGCCGCTACGCGCTGTTCCAGCGGGCCGCCCACCTGCGGGTGCCGTCCATGGCGGCGCCCCTGTTGGAGCGGGCGGGTCAGTCCCTGCGCAGCCGCTCACGCCAGGGATCACCGGCTCGCCGTGCCGGATGGGGCATGGAGCTGGCCGGGCTGTCCCCGGCCGACAGGTATACGCGCCTGATGTCGTATTTCACCGAGAGGCAGAAGGCCGAGATCTACAGTCCGTGGCAGCGGAGCCGGGTGGCGGGAGTCTCCAGCGGTGCCGTCATCGAGCAGGCTTTCGGCGAGTCTGCCGCCGGATGCGACCTCACCCGGGTGATGGACGTCGACGTCAACACCTACCTGCCCGGCGATCTGCTGGTGAAGGCCGACCTCAGCACGATGGCCTGCTCCATGGAGGCGCGGTCCCCGTTCCTGGACCACGTCATCATGGAGTGGGCGGCGGGCCTGCCGGGCGACCTGAAGATCCGCGACGGGACCACGAAATACCTTCTCAAGCGTGCCCTCGGCGACTGGCTCCCCTCGCACCTGGTGGAGCGGCCGAAGATGGGGTTCGGGGTGCCGCTCGCCTCCTGGCTCAGGACCGGGCTGCGGCCCCTGGCCCACGACCTGCTCACCGACGTCACCGCCCGCGACCGCGGACTGTTCGACCCGCGGGCCGTCGCCCGCCTGCTCTCCGAGCACGCGGGCGGCCGGGATCATTCCAATCGCATCTGGACCCTGATGCAGTTCGAGCTCTGGCACCGGACCCACCTGCCCGTACGGCCACCCACGGGCCTCCGCTCCGAACCCCGGCCCGCGTGA
- a CDS encoding glycosyltransferase, with product MDCGSASISFCDTLAGTTFVRTHPAITNSKIAKVQSSQRGTSPTRVAPTGRLRHVVLLIGQLGIGGTEKQVFLLATGLARSGVTVNVVTLHSDGPYRDELIRAGVPVHNAGFTGLSTGVMALPRNLLAAARLTLLLLRLRPDVLHAFLYHGYVIGAPIARVARVPVVVAGRRSLSDFKQGRRWVYALERAATRLTRHVVANAVAVARDAQTVECVAPEKLSVIYNGLPASAFVPDTPTRVDTVLPVVLCVANLTAHKGHRFLIEAVALLAVRGTPCTLLLAGEGPEREALLRQAAGAGVDMRLLGHRRDIEALMCRASAVVLSSLHEGMSNAVMEAMAAGRPIVATAVGGTCELLDERGLLVPPADPRALADALERVLHDPHLAARLGAAARAWALKNLDMDSMIQHHLDLYRRLLEKPCAR from the coding sequence GTGGATTGCGGAAGCGCGTCCATCTCTTTCTGCGACACGCTCGCCGGTACAACATTTGTCCGCACGCATCCGGCGATCACCAACAGTAAGATCGCCAAAGTGCAGAGTAGTCAGAGGGGGACCTCGCCTACGAGAGTAGCGCCGACCGGCAGACTGCGACATGTTGTCCTACTGATCGGGCAACTGGGAATCGGCGGCACCGAGAAGCAGGTCTTTCTCCTGGCCACAGGCCTTGCCCGCAGCGGCGTGACGGTCAATGTGGTGACGCTGCACTCGGATGGACCATATCGGGACGAACTCATCCGCGCGGGCGTTCCGGTGCACAATGCCGGTTTTACGGGGCTGTCAACGGGTGTCATGGCCCTTCCCCGCAACCTGCTCGCCGCGGCCCGTCTCACCCTGCTGCTTCTGCGCCTGCGGCCGGACGTGCTGCACGCCTTCCTGTACCACGGTTACGTGATCGGCGCCCCGATCGCCAGGGTCGCCCGTGTGCCCGTCGTGGTGGCGGGACGGCGCAGCCTGAGCGACTTCAAACAAGGTCGGCGCTGGGTCTACGCCCTGGAACGCGCCGCCACCCGGCTGACCCGGCACGTGGTCGCCAATGCCGTGGCCGTCGCCCGCGACGCACAGACGGTGGAGTGCGTCGCCCCCGAGAAACTCAGCGTGATCTACAACGGCCTGCCCGCGTCGGCCTTCGTGCCCGATACGCCTACCCGCGTCGACACCGTCCTGCCGGTCGTGCTGTGCGTGGCCAACCTGACGGCGCACAAGGGCCACCGTTTCCTCATCGAGGCCGTCGCCCTGCTCGCCGTCCGGGGCACGCCGTGCACCCTGCTGCTGGCGGGCGAGGGACCGGAACGCGAGGCGCTTCTGCGGCAGGCCGCCGGCGCGGGCGTGGACATGCGCCTTCTCGGCCACCGCAGGGATATCGAGGCGCTGATGTGCCGGGCGTCCGCGGTGGTGCTCTCCTCGCTCCACGAGGGCATGAGCAACGCGGTCATGGAGGCGATGGCGGCCGGTCGCCCGATCGTCGCCACGGCCGTGGGCGGGACCTGCGAGCTGCTGGACGAGCGCGGCCTGCTCGTTCCCCCCGCGGACCCGCGGGCACTGGCCGACGCCCTGGAGCGCGTCCTGCACGACCCGCACCTGGCCGCCCGCCTCGGCGCCGCCGCACGTGCCTGGGCTCTGAAGAACCTCGACATGGATTCCATGATCCAGCACCACCTGGATCTGTACCGGCGCCTTCTGGAGAAGCCATGTGCGCGATAG
- a CDS encoding SDR family NAD(P)-dependent oxidoreductase, with protein sequence MPTALITGATAGIGAAFARRLAADGFSLVLVARDGERLSSVAEELRLRYGVSSEVLPADLSADEGLEKVEERLRRGVDLLVNNAGFGHGGASSDVSMDEERRMLKVHCEAVLRLTLAALPGMKKRGRGAVINVASVAAFFPQGTYSASKAWVVSFSESMAAELAGSRVRVMALCPGFVRTEFHDRASIDMSGLPGFLWLSADKVVGEAMRDLARGSWVSIPDLRYKVITRVGTLVPHRLAAEVSRRLVRR encoded by the coding sequence ATGCCAACCGCACTGATCACGGGAGCGACCGCCGGCATCGGCGCCGCCTTCGCCCGCCGCCTGGCCGCCGACGGCTTCTCCCTCGTCCTCGTCGCCCGCGACGGCGAGCGCCTTTCGTCCGTCGCCGAGGAACTGCGCCTGCGCTACGGGGTGAGCTCCGAGGTGCTCCCGGCCGACCTGTCGGCCGACGAGGGCCTGGAGAAGGTCGAGGAACGGCTCCGCCGGGGAGTCGACCTGCTCGTCAACAATGCGGGCTTCGGCCATGGCGGCGCCTCCTCCGACGTTTCCATGGACGAGGAGCGGCGGATGCTCAAGGTCCACTGCGAGGCGGTCCTGCGACTGACGCTGGCCGCGCTGCCCGGAATGAAAAAGCGCGGCCGCGGCGCGGTGATCAATGTGGCGTCGGTGGCGGCGTTCTTCCCCCAGGGCACCTACAGCGCGTCCAAGGCGTGGGTGGTCAGCTTCAGCGAGTCCATGGCCGCGGAGCTGGCCGGCAGCCGCGTGCGGGTGATGGCGCTGTGCCCGGGATTCGTGCGCACCGAGTTCCACGACCGTGCTTCGATTGACATGTCGGGCCTCCCCGGATTCCTCTGGTTGTCGGCGGACAAGGTGGTCGGCGAGGCCATGCGCGATCTGGCCCGCGGCTCATGGGTGAGCATCCCCGACCTGCGCTACAAGGTCATCACCAGAGTCGGCACGCTGGTCCCCCACCGGCTGGCAGCCGAGGTCTCCCGCCGTCTCGTCCGCCGGTAG
- a CDS encoding zinc ribbon domain-containing protein — protein MFETARQMARSVQGCRIELALPPDWGEFIRRLRYKTTWYGAHLHAADRWFPSFETCSERPGVHRGLALADRQWTCVGCGTTHDREVNASTNLLTDMLPVSETLELERGQVAA, from the coding sequence GTGTTCGAGACCGCGCGGCAGATGGCCCGCTCCGTGCAGGGCTGTCGGATCGAGTTGGCTCTCCCTCCCGATTGGGGGGAGTTCATCCGCCGGCTCCGCTACAAGACCACCTGGTACGGCGCGCACCTGCATGCGGCCGATCGCTGGTTTCCCTCCTTCGAAACCTGCTCGGAGCGCCCAGGGGTGCATCGGGGGTTGGCGCTGGCCGACCGTCAGTGGACGTGCGTCGGATGCGGCACGACCCATGATCGGGAGGTCAACGCCTCGACCAATCTGCTCACCGACATGCTCCCGGTATCGGAGACGTTGGAGCTGGAAAGAGGCCAGGTCGCGGCCTGA
- the iscB gene encoding RNA-guided endonuclease IscB, with amino-acid sequence MFVLDRHGQPLQPTNPAYARKLLRSGRAVVHRHTPFVIRLRDRTVADSTVAGVQVGIDPGSQHTGIAVFTDHDGSRTGRYSLQLDHRGGAIRDRLASRAARRRGRRSRNLRYRAPRFSNRTKPKGWLAPSLQHRVDTTMSWVGRLIRWAPVTAVQVEKVAFDTHAMSAGRPLEGVEYQRGTLAGYEVREYLLEKWGRMCAYCGAKNTPLNIDHLHPRSRGGSDRISNLALACIPCNQTKNATPIEEFLTAKPALLAKILRQVKASLRDAAAVNVTRWALWRALETTGLPVVTASGARTKWNRSRTGAPKSHALDALHVGELKSVTAWPWAVLVVKATGRGTYARTTSDRYGFPRLVRPRIKVHHGFQTGDLVRAHVTTGKKTGVHVGRVLVRSSGSFDITTRHGRVAGINHWHIRHLQRADGYGYLTQKEADRDA; translated from the coding sequence GTGTTTGTCCTTGACCGGCACGGCCAACCGTTGCAACCCACGAACCCGGCCTACGCGCGCAAGCTTCTGCGCTCGGGTCGGGCTGTGGTTCACCGCCACACCCCGTTCGTCATCCGCTTGCGCGACCGCACCGTCGCCGACTCCACCGTGGCCGGTGTGCAGGTCGGTATCGACCCCGGCTCCCAACACACCGGCATCGCGGTATTCACCGACCATGACGGGAGCCGGACCGGCAGGTACTCCCTCCAACTTGACCATCGAGGCGGAGCAATCCGCGACCGGCTCGCCTCGCGGGCCGCACGGCGCCGGGGCCGCCGTTCCCGCAACCTGCGTTACCGCGCTCCCCGCTTCTCCAACCGCACCAAGCCCAAGGGGTGGCTTGCGCCGTCCCTGCAACACCGCGTCGATACCACCATGTCCTGGGTGGGGCGCCTGATCCGGTGGGCCCCGGTCACCGCCGTCCAGGTGGAGAAGGTGGCGTTCGACACCCACGCCATGTCGGCCGGTCGTCCGCTTGAAGGGGTGGAGTACCAGCGGGGCACCCTCGCCGGATACGAGGTGCGTGAGTACCTGCTGGAAAAGTGGGGTCGCATGTGTGCGTACTGCGGTGCGAAGAACACGCCGTTGAACATCGACCACCTCCACCCCCGCTCCCGAGGTGGCTCCGACCGGATCAGCAACCTCGCTCTGGCCTGTATCCCGTGCAATCAGACTAAGAACGCGACACCGATCGAGGAATTCCTCACGGCCAAGCCCGCGCTCCTGGCAAAGATTCTCCGGCAGGTGAAAGCCTCGTTGCGGGACGCTGCGGCGGTCAACGTCACCCGATGGGCGCTGTGGCGGGCACTGGAAACGACCGGTCTGCCGGTCGTCACGGCCTCTGGCGCTCGCACGAAGTGGAACCGCTCACGCACCGGCGCGCCGAAGTCACACGCCCTCGACGCGCTACACGTCGGCGAACTGAAGAGCGTCACCGCATGGCCGTGGGCGGTCCTGGTGGTCAAGGCGACCGGCCGAGGTACCTACGCCCGCACCACCTCAGACCGATACGGATTCCCCCGGCTTGTCCGACCACGGATCAAAGTGCACCACGGCTTCCAAACCGGCGACCTGGTCCGTGCACATGTCACCACCGGAAAGAAGACCGGGGTCCACGTCGGGCGGGTCCTGGTCCGCTCCTCCGGCTCCTTTGACATCACTACCCGGCACGGCCGCGTCGCCGGGATTAACCACTGGCATATCCGTCATCTTCAGCGCGCGGACGGCTACGGCTACCTCACCCAGAAAGAAGCTGATCGCGATGCCTGA